One genomic segment of Rhizobium gallicum bv. gallicum R602sp includes these proteins:
- a CDS encoding ABC transporter substrate-binding protein, with amino-acid sequence MTFDIGNMSRRNMLKSASVATLLASGVGSLVAPRDAGAQDTNTVRVLSVEDPFFFSMKAMIPEFEKETGIKVELESLSYDALQTRLVSAFVAKTSDADVIAVDQMWLGQYLDNGWIISLNDFIAKDSDIDLSDFIPEVLYSSNMWRGQIGTLPVAAYAQGVMYRKDIFDNFGIAAPPTKASEDWTWTKYVETLKSLEGKSFDGKPLFPTVICGSQPSPITHMFTQLSVSHGANWFKSFPGAPWDFSPQLTAPAWAKSVEIYRQLYKLSPPEAINYVWFDAGTRFAKGDIGMFYWWTPYFYLVKNSGYMTGKKSDVMDKYATAALPKADGVAQTVSLGGWSLGVPSSSERQDNGYAFIKWATSKVTQKKMAQWPDLNYQFSDFARVSLYEDDEVKAIYPYLDVQYAMMKQGNGKITRPPVPGYTAVESVLGLTLNQLLTGSEDPKTALERTNSLFESILKGNLMIPYQKESFADTLDGANALIGTLGKA; translated from the coding sequence ATGACATTCGATATCGGAAACATGTCGCGCCGGAACATGCTTAAATCAGCGTCTGTCGCCACTCTTTTGGCATCCGGCGTCGGCTCGCTGGTCGCACCACGGGACGCAGGCGCTCAAGACACCAACACTGTGCGCGTTCTGTCGGTCGAAGATCCGTTCTTCTTCTCGATGAAGGCGATGATCCCGGAGTTTGAAAAGGAAACCGGCATCAAGGTCGAGCTGGAAAGCCTCTCTTATGATGCCCTGCAGACACGTCTTGTCTCCGCGTTCGTCGCCAAGACGTCGGATGCAGACGTCATCGCCGTCGACCAGATGTGGCTTGGGCAGTATCTCGACAACGGCTGGATCATTTCGCTCAACGACTTCATTGCCAAGGACAGCGACATCGATCTTTCGGACTTCATTCCCGAGGTTCTCTATTCGTCGAACATGTGGCGCGGGCAGATCGGCACGCTGCCGGTCGCGGCCTACGCGCAGGGCGTCATGTACCGCAAGGATATCTTCGACAACTTCGGCATCGCCGCACCTCCGACCAAGGCCTCCGAAGACTGGACCTGGACGAAATACGTCGAGACGCTGAAGTCGCTCGAAGGAAAGTCGTTCGACGGCAAGCCGCTGTTCCCGACGGTGATCTGTGGGTCGCAGCCGTCCCCGATCACCCACATGTTCACGCAGCTTTCCGTCAGCCATGGCGCGAACTGGTTCAAATCCTTCCCGGGTGCGCCCTGGGACTTCTCCCCGCAGCTCACCGCTCCGGCATGGGCGAAGTCGGTCGAGATCTACCGGCAGCTCTATAAACTGTCGCCGCCCGAGGCGATCAACTACGTTTGGTTCGACGCCGGAACCCGCTTTGCCAAGGGCGATATCGGCATGTTCTACTGGTGGACGCCATATTTTTACCTGGTCAAGAATTCCGGTTACATGACCGGCAAGAAGTCGGATGTCATGGACAAATACGCGACCGCGGCACTGCCGAAGGCCGACGGCGTGGCACAGACGGTCAGCCTTGGCGGCTGGAGCCTGGGTGTCCCGTCCAGTTCCGAGCGGCAGGACAACGGTTACGCCTTCATCAAATGGGCGACATCGAAGGTGACCCAGAAGAAGATGGCCCAATGGCCGGATCTCAACTACCAGTTCTCGGATTTCGCCCGCGTTTCGCTCTATGAGGACGACGAGGTCAAGGCGATCTACCCTTACCTCGATGTGCAATATGCGATGATGAAGCAGGGCAACGGCAAGATCACGCGTCCGCCGGTTCCCGGTTACACCGCAGTTGAAAGCGTGCTCGGTCTCACGCTCAACCAGCTTCTGACGGGCAGCGAAGATCCGAAGACGGCGCTCGAGCGGACGAACAGTCTGTTTGAAAGCATCCTCAAGGGCAATCTCATGATCCCTTACCAGAAGGAAAGCTTCGCCGACACGCTCGACGGTGCCAACGCCCTGATCGGCACGCTCGGCAAGGCGTAA